The DNA sequence CAGGGCGACAACACGCAGCTGATCGACGAGCGTGAACTGACTGCCCAGGAGTACGAGTTCCTCCAGCTCGATGTCTCCGACGTTGCAGGCAAGCTGAAAGGGGGCGGCGACGCGGAGGTATCAACGCCCGGAAACGCGCCGTTGCAGTTCACCGAGCGCTTTGAGATTCGACCGGACCAGCGGACCACCTTCGTCGGTGACTTCACACCCGTTCGCCGGGGACAGCAGGATAGTTATCTCCTGCAGCCGGTCGCCCAGGGAACGCGAGTCGTCTACGAGGACGAGGAGGACGAGGCCAACGAGACCACCGAAACCAGCAACGATACCAACGGGTCCGAGAACGATGCATGATCACCGTCTCTCTCCGGACGAGCGCACGTCAGGATCGACTCGGCAGCGATACCAGAGCTATATCCGCTCTAACGGAGAATAGGTAACGATGGTACCACTCATCGGCCCGCTCGTCGCATTCCTCGTTGCCCTCCTCGTCGGTGGGCTGGCGATCTTCGTCAGCGCGAGGATCGTCGTCGACGTCGACGACTATTCACACGCGCTCGTCACGGCCCTCCTCGGTGCGATCGCGTGGGCGATCACGTCGTGGGTTCCGCTGCTTGGCCCGATACTGGCACTGATCGCCTGGATCTGGGTCATCAACTGGCGGTACCCCGGCGGCTGGGGGACGGCCGCGGCTATCGGGCTCGTCGCCTGGCTCGCCGCACTCGTCATCCTGTTCGTACTCAACGCCATCTTCCGGCTCGGCGTCGGCGCGTTCGGCGTCCCCGGAATGTAGCGGTTTCCGGACGCTGAAACCGCTCGATATTCGGCACAAACCGGCTCAAACCGGAGTCACGAACTGACCAGTTGATTGTGGTGACCGTCCGTCGTCCGATCGTGATGCAACGACGAACGCTACTCACGATCGCGATCGGACTCACACTCCTCGTCGGTTCGATAGGTACCGTGACGGCACAGCCAGCCGATGGCCCGCCGGACGACCTGCCAGAACCGGTCCCGGAGTTCGTCTCCGAGATCCTCGAGACGATATCTGACTTCGTTAGCGGGACGCTCGAGTCACTCGGCGAGGCCGTTCGAACACTCACTCCCGGCGGTGACGCGGTCGAGCCGAACGGTGATGGATAGTGAATTAAAATTGACTGGTTTCATACCAAATTTGGCGTATGGGGCCGAAAAAGTACGAGAAATCCGGTTCTACGACTTTCGTATGCTTTAAGCGATGTGGCAAGTACCGACTCGTATGAACGGTCGCGTCGGCGTGACGGTCGTGGTCGTCGCGGTACTCCTCACCGGAGCGGGGCCGGTTACCGCCGCTACAGGAGCGACGGATTCCGCACAGGCCCGCTCGAGTCCGTTTGCACTCCAGCAGGACGGGATCGACGCGGACGAGGTCCAGATGGATGTCGCGCTCCAGCCGAACGGTACTGCCGAATGGACCCTCGAGTTCTGGGTCCGACTGGACGACAACGAGAGCACGACGGCGTTCGATTCGTTGCAGGACGACATCCGGGACGATCCGGAGAATTACACCCAGACCTTCGCTGCGCGGATGAACGAGACAGTCGCCACGGCGAGCAACGCTACGGGCCGTGAGATGTCCGCTGACGGGTTCGCCGTCGAGACCGAGCGCCAGTCGTTCGCCCGCGAGTACGGCGTCGTCAGGTACACGCTCCGCTGGCACGGGTTCGCCGCCGTCGAGGGCAACGAACTCCGGGCGGGCGACGCTATCGAGGGGATCTACCTGGACGAGGGCACGCGATTGCTGGTCACGTGGCCCGAGAGCTACGAGCGAACGTCGGTCACGCCCGATCCAGACGACGACCGCGAGCACGCGGTGATCTGGCGGGGCGGCGAGACCGACTTCGTCTCTGGAGAGCCTCGTATCGTTGTCACTGCTGGGGGCAGCGGACTCAGTACGACGACGATCGCGGGCGTCGCGGTTGCCGCAGTCGGACTCGGTGCTGTCGGCGCGTGGTGGTACCGCAACCGAACGTCGACGGTGGGCCCGCCAGCAGACGGAGATGGGGAGCCGGATCGTACATCCGATCCCGGGTCCAGCCCGGAAACGGCGACGGCGTCAGCAGAGGCGACCGACGAATCGGCGGGGCCGAGTGCGACCAGCACACCCGATATGGAACTGCTGAGTAACGAAGAGCAGGTCCACCGACTCGTCAGGGACAACGGCGGTCGGATGAAACAGCAGGCGGTCGTCGAGGAACTCGGCTGGACCGACGCGAAAACCAGCAAGGTGGTCAGTGGCTTGCGCGAGGAGGGAGAACTCGAGTCGTTCCGTCTCGGTCGCGAGAACGTACTCTCGTTGCCCGACGCGGACGACCCCATGGCGGAACTTGACAGTGACAGCGCAGAATGACACGAACACGCTACGCGAACCGACCGACGAGCACGCCACGGCCACGCTCGTCGAAATCGACGGACAGCATCGGGTCGAAAACGGCGTTGAACGACGTTAATTGTCGTTGAACCCACGTCATCGTCTCGAGTGTATATCACTACGCGAATACGACCAACGAGCAATGAACCGAACCACCGCGATCACACTGACAGCGATCCTCGCCGTTGCGATGGTCGCAGTTCCCATCGCTGCGGCAGGTATCGTCTCGAGTGGGACTGTACAGGACACTTCCGACGGGGACGACGGGAACGCATCGATCAAGCCCGGCGAACAGTTCAGCGCCGCCGTCGGCGTTCAGAACGCCGAACTCGACGGCGAGGTCTCGGAGCGAGCGCTCGGCGCGAAGATCGCGGCTGCCGAGACGGACGAGACGAGAGCAGCCGTCGTCGCAGAGGGATTCACCGAGAGCCAGACCCGCCTCGAGGAACTCGAGACCAGACTCGAGCGGTTGAACGAGTCCCGTGAGGCCGGCGAGATCAGCGAGGGCCGCTATCGCGCCGAAGTCGCGACGACCGTCGCCGAGTTGCGAACTGTCGAACGACGGCTAGCAGTCGTCGAGACGACGGCAGCTGAGCTTCCCGCCGAGGCCCTCGACGACCGCGTCGACGTCGAATCGATTCGAGCGCTTCGCGACCGAGCGGGCGAACTCGGCGGTCCCGAGACCGCGTCGATCGCGCGCTCGATCGCCGGTGATGACGTCGGCCAGTCGGTCAGCGACGACCGAGCGCCGCGTGGACCGTCCCAGCGGGATGCCAACGAACGCCCGGACGGCCAGATCGGGACTGCCGATCCGTCGGGCGAGGACTGATACGGTCTGTTGTCACGATGTACGGTGCACCCGTAGGGCGGTCGCGGCCCCACCGGCACTGACTGACAGGAGTCCGTACGATACCACCGGTCGTCCCGCGAGCGCGACTGCACTCGTGTTTTTTGGTTCCTGAGCCCGTACTTCGGTGGGATGGTCGACGCGTATGCGATGCTCGATACCGCGGCTGGAACCGCCGACGACGTCTGTCAGTCACTGCACGATACAGAGGGTATCGTCGAGGTCCACGCCATCGCGGGCGACTTCGACGTTATCGTCGAGTTGACGGGCGATGACCCCCGCGATCTCCTCGAGACGGTCACCGACACGATTCGACCGCTCGAGGGCGTCGGGACGACGCGAACGTATGTCTGTATCGACTGAGACTGTCGTCCGCGGGTTTACATACGAAGCCGCGGCCAGACCGTCCATGATCGACGATGCGATCCGCGTTCTCGCGGGTGACTGTACCGTTATCGCCGAAAACGACGACCGCCAGGAGTACCGCGGCCGGGTGACGACGATCGTCAAACCCGACAACACCGTTCTCGTCCACGACATTGACGGCTACCAGCCTGTCGCGTGGCTGACCCGCGCCGACAGCGTCTCGAGCGATCGCCGCGACGGCTTCACGCTCGTCGCGAAAAAGGACACCCAGACGCTGCGGATCGCTGCCCACGACCAGGACGGCTTTGCCCACTACCCGTCGTCGGCAGCCGGCACACCCGTCGGGACGTGTCCCGACTGTGGCGGTACACTCGTGCGCTCGAGCGGGGTCCACTGTGTGGGCTGTGGCGACCGGTACGGCGTGCCAGCCGACGCGACGATCCGCGACGACCAGTGTGATTGTGACTGTGGGCTCCCGAAGATGCGCGTCGAGCGCGGCCTGGCCTTTAACGTCTGTCTCGACCGGAGTTGTGAATCCCTCGACGCGGCAGTCACGGAAGCGTTCGACCGCGAGTGGTCGTGTCCGGAACCGGGTTGTGACGGTGACCTCCGGATCCTCCGGCGTGGCGGTCTCATCGCTGGCTGTGAGCACTATCCGGACTGTGACACCGGCTTTGCCGTTCCCGCCGGCGTCGTCGACGGCGAGTGTGGCTGTGGGCTGCCCACCTTCGAGACCACGAGCGGTATTCGGTGTCTCGATGCGACCTGTGAGCGTGCGCTCGAGGGGACGGTCGCGACCGAGCCCGCGGCTGACGACTGATCACCAGCCGATACCGGATCAGCTACCGCGCGATAACCGCGCGACCAGCCGCCGCTGCGGTGGGTGGGACTGAAAGGGGCTTTCGAGGTAGTTGCATTTGGCGATCCAACCCAAATCGGATCACGACTGACGAACGGGAATCGATCCGCAGCCCCTTAGTCGCGGCTGCCCAACACCCGCTATGACACTCGAGGGGCGGTTCGAGGACGGCGTCGTCCGCGTCGGCGGCGACGCACGTCAGCGGTATCACGATTCGCGGGGGTATGGCTATCCACTCGAGGGCAACGAGATCGCTCTCGCACCCGTCGAGGCGGCCCACCTGCTGTATCGGGGCGACCTCGAGGCGGTGGTCGCCGAGAGCGGCGAGCGACTCTCCTTTCGGGAGTTCGTCGCACGTGAGCCCGGTGAGAACTTCGACGTGCGGTTTCTGGTCTATGCGGATCTGCGCTCGCGTGGGTTTTACCTCTCGCCGGCCACCGAACCGTGGGTGCCGAACCCGCCCGGCGGCGCGACCGACTTCGCGGTCTTCCCGCGTGGGAAAGGCCCTCGCGACGGCGAGATCGAATACGCCCTGCGAGTCATCGGCGAGCGAACCGACGTTCCCGCCAGCGAACTTCAGGCGGGCGTGCTGGCGGTCGTCGACGAAGAAAGCGAGATCACCTACTTCGAGGTCGACCGTCGCGATCCAACCGGGACCTCCGGCACCGACGCCGCGTTTCCCGACAATTGTGAAGCCGACTTGCTTGCTGACCGGGTCGTCGTCTGGGAGCCACCACTCGACCTCTACGAGCGGACGTTCTACGGCCAGCCGCTCGAGGGTCGGGAGTACGACGAGCCGACGCTGCAGTGTTCGCTGCTCGAGGCAGCCTACCTCGCCGAACGTGGGGCCATCGACCTCGAGCCGGCGACGGTCCGCGAGCGGGGTCGTGAGGTCGAGGGTGAGCGGTTTGACCGACGGCTGACCGTCTACACGGCCCTGCGTGAGCGCGGTGTCGTCCCCAAGACGGGCTACAAGTTCGGTGCAGACTTCCGGACCTACGCCGACGTGGAGTCGGTCGAAAACCTGGGTCACTCCGAGTTGCTCGTACGGGTGCATCCAGCCGACTACGTCTTCGAGCCCCGCGATCTGGCACTGGACGTGCGGCTTGCCCACGGCGTCCGGAAGACGATGGTGTTCGCGCTGGTCGGTGACAATGTCGATGACAGCGACGGCATCGAGTGGTGGTCGCTCGAGCGATTGACACCATAGGCCGGTCGCTGATACGGACGCTGTCAGTCAGTGCCGGTGGGATCGCGACCCGCCCTACGGGTGCACCGGCACATCGTGACAGCAGACAGTATGAAACGAGCGTCTGTATCGAACGCGCCCGAAGCCGAAGGCTTTTGCGCGCTGCCGAGCCAAACCCGAGGTAATGACCGGAGACGACCCACTCGAGGAGTCCGAGTCAGGGGAACCGCTGACCGATGGAGGGGCCGCTGGAGCCGATGATGTTGCGCTGGACCCCTGGGGATCCTCGAGCGTCTCCGACTACCGCAAACTCTTCGAGGAGTTCGGCATCGAGGAGTTCGACGAAGTACTCGAGGAAGTACCCAATCCGCACTACCTGATGCGCCGGGGTGTCATCTTCGGCCACCGGGACTATCGCCCAGTCGCTGAGGCGCTACAAAACGACGAGCCCGCAGCCGTCCTCTCGGGCTTTATGCCGACCGGCGACCCCCATATCGGCCACAAGCTGGTCTTCGACGAGATCATCTGGCATCAGCAACAGGGAGCCGACGCCTACGCCCTGATCGCCGACCTCGAGGCCAATTCGGCCCGCGGGATGAGCTGGGACGAGATCGACGAGCACGCGCGCGATTATCTGCTCTCCCTGCTCGCGCTCGGCTTCGACCCCGAGGAGGGCACACTCTACCGCCAGTCGGAAAACCGCGACCTCCAGGATCTGGCGTTCGAACTCGGCGCGGAGGCTAACTTCTCGGAGCTGCAGGCGATCTACGGCTTCGACGGCGAGACCGACGTTTCGCACATGCAATCGGTCGTCACCCAGATGGCCGACATCCTCTATCCGCAACTCGAGGAGCCCAAACCCACGGTTATCCCCGTCGGCCCCGACCAGGACCCCCACGTCCGGCTGGCCCGTGACCTGGCCGAACGGATGCGCTTTTTCAAGGTGAGCGAGGCCTACGCCAGCTTCGAACTCGAGCCCGCCGAGCGGGACCTGGTCGTCGAGTTCTACGAGCGACTCGAGCCTGCCGACTTCGACGACGACATGCTTCGGTGTGTCCACGTCGCCGAGGCGCTCGAGGAGACGCCGCTGTCGGAGCTCGGCGTCGGTGCCGACGTCCTCGATTCGGTGTTGACGAAGCTGAACGAGGCTGGCATGGAGCCGATCCGACCGCGCACGCGCTTTTTCGACCGGCGGGCGACCGACGAGGCGTTCGACGCACTCATCGACGCCGTCGAGGGCGAAAAGCGGGTCTACGAGAACCACGTCGACGCCTTCGAGATCGATCTCGCCGAGGCCGAGGAACTCGCCCGCCAGGTCGAAGTCGACACCGGTGGCTACGGCTTCCAGCCACCGTCGTCGATCTACCACCGCTTCATGACCGGGCTGACCGGCGGGAAGATGTCCTCTTCGATCCCCGCGAGCCACATCTCACTGCTGGACGACCCCGAAGACGGCTACGACAAGGTGAAGGCGGCGACGACTGGGGGCCGCGAGACCGCCGACGAACAGCGCGAGAAAGGCGGGAAGGCCGACGAGTGTCCGGTCTACGAACTCTACGCCTACCTGCTGTCCGGCGACGACGATGAGTTCGCCAAGCGCGTCTACGACGAGTGTGTCGGCGGTGAACGCCTCTGTGGCGACTGCAAGGAACAGGCGGCGCAGTTGATGCGAGAGTTCCTCGAGGAACACCAGGAGAAACGTGACGAAGTCGAGGAGTTGCTCGAGGACGTCGACATCGAACTCGAGTCACCGCGTCGTCGCTGACCGACTCGGAGACTCGCGACGAGTGTCGGCGGCTTGCGGTTGATAACCCGCACTCGTGTGTTTCTGGCAGCGTGTGCGACGACCGGGTGTCTGACGAAAGTATATACGGTCGTCCGTGAAATCCGGAACTATCGATGGCTCGGCCCCTCCACGAGTCAGACGACTTGTTGGTCTCCGCTGACGTCCTCGGCGCGTTCGGCGTCACTCCTGCGGATCTCGATCAGACGCCGGCCAGCGATGACTCTCTCGAGACCGCGCTTGCCGACGCGCTCGCGACGGGTGTCGACCGGACGACGGTGCTTCGCCGGACCATCACCCGGAGCGATCGTGGGCTGTCCTGCCCGGCCCGGTACGCGGCGGCAGCTCTCGAGCGCGAACTCGTCGCCGTTTTCGAGGCGATCGGCTGGTCGTTGTCCGTCACCCACTCCGGCGAGGGACTGACACTCACCGCGGCTGACCGCCACGATCGCCGGCGCGAGACGACGATCACGTATCCCGACACGCCACTTGGGACCGACAACCTTCCTGCCGTCCTGTGGGCGATCAACGACGCCGTCTTCGCGGGAACCGACGCGCGGTTCGTCCTTCTTTCGGCAGGTATCGACCGCTGGCGGGCCGGCCTGATCGACGAAGCCGAACTCGAGCGACTTCGCGATCGCTACGGTTCGCGAATCGAAGCCGTCGAGCAGCCGCTGTGTCCCGAATATGGGTTCGCGGCGTACGTGCCCGATGCAACGGCCAACGACGCGATCGGAGCGACAAACGGCGACCCGTGGCCGCCGTGGGCGCTCGAGCGGGACACTCGTGGGAGGGACACGGCCACTCGAACCGCGGACGACGGCGTCAACTCGCTCATCGACGAAGCGGAGCCGTCGACGGGATCGGATGCGGTGTCGGTGTCCGACGGCTCGAGCGAAATCGACGGCTTCGAACTGCGAGGGACGCCCGCACGCTCGCGACACGGAGACGACGACGAAAACGCAACGGATGACGCGACGCCGACGTGGTCACAACCCTCGAGTCGGAACAGTCGATCGACGGACACCGACGACTTCGGCACGCTCTCGGGGCCCAGCCAGACGACACGCGTCACGAACGACTCGTTCGGGACGGATATCGACTCCGGGTCCGACGACGACCGCTATCGTGCGCTCGGGGCCGCCCTCGACGCCGGTGGCACCGTCTCGGTTCGCGGGCTGCTCGAGGACGACGATTTCCTGCCCGAACTGCCGGCCACCGAATCCGAGGCGGTCCGCATCGAATTTACCGAGGAGTTCGATCCCGCGGCGATCACCGAAGCGACGGCGACTGCCGAGGAAGAAGGGTTCGAGTGGGTCGATTCCGGCTCGCTCGAGACGACGCGCATCTCCGACGGGTAACGCCACTCCGTGATGTGATGATCCGTATCACAATGTTTTAGCCCGCTCGCGAATCATCCCGGATATGGCACTCGAATCCCGCGGGCGTGCCGGTGTCAGTAGCCAGCCACAGCGACCGCACACGGGATTCGGCTTCTTTTTCGCCCGGTGAGCCGGGCCGGTGGATCCGCGAGCGTCCACATCGGACGCACGCGGCGAAACCGACCGTTCGACGCCGCTGCCGGGGAGCCGCCCGGGGCAGTATCGGAACCGCTAACTGACCGACACGCAGCCATCCAAACAAGCGAATGCAACTTCCAGCACAACAGGTCGCGGTCTTAGAGACCGCGAGTGCGGACGAGGCAACGTCCGTCGACGCCCTCGCCGCGGCGACTGATCTCCCCCCCGAGACCGTCACCGGAGCGGTCTTCGAACTCGAGGACGAGGGGCTGGTCGCCGTCAGCGAACGCGTCGACGAAACGATCGCGCTCACCGACGAAGGACGTGAGTACGCCGAGGAGAAACTCCCCGAGGTCCGGCTCTACGAGGCTGCCCTCGAGGCCGGTGCCGACGACGATCCCGTCTCGATGGGACAGGTTATCGGCGCGTCCGGGCTCGAGGGCGGCGCGGTCGATATCGCGCTCTCGAACTACGCGCGCAAGGGTTACGGCATCATCGACAGCGGTGAAATCACCGCGGATCCCGACGCAGAGCCCGATACGGACGCCGAAGCGAACGCGCTTGCGGCACTCGCCGATGTCG is a window from the Natrinema sp. HArc-T2 genome containing:
- the endA gene encoding tRNA-intron lyase, encoding MTLEGRFEDGVVRVGGDARQRYHDSRGYGYPLEGNEIALAPVEAAHLLYRGDLEAVVAESGERLSFREFVAREPGENFDVRFLVYADLRSRGFYLSPATEPWVPNPPGGATDFAVFPRGKGPRDGEIEYALRVIGERTDVPASELQAGVLAVVDEESEITYFEVDRRDPTGTSGTDAAFPDNCEADLLADRVVVWEPPLDLYERTFYGQPLEGREYDEPTLQCSLLEAAYLAERGAIDLEPATVRERGREVEGERFDRRLTVYTALRERGVVPKTGYKFGADFRTYADVESVENLGHSELLVRVHPADYVFEPRDLALDVRLAHGVRKTMVFALVGDNVDDSDGIEWWSLERLTP
- a CDS encoding Lrp/AsnC family transcriptional regulator — translated: MVDAYAMLDTAAGTADDVCQSLHDTEGIVEVHAIAGDFDVIVELTGDDPRDLLETVTDTIRPLEGVGTTRTYVCID
- a CDS encoding tryptophan--tRNA ligase, which encodes MTGDDPLEESESGEPLTDGGAAGADDVALDPWGSSSVSDYRKLFEEFGIEEFDEVLEEVPNPHYLMRRGVIFGHRDYRPVAEALQNDEPAAVLSGFMPTGDPHIGHKLVFDEIIWHQQQGADAYALIADLEANSARGMSWDEIDEHARDYLLSLLALGFDPEEGTLYRQSENRDLQDLAFELGAEANFSELQAIYGFDGETDVSHMQSVVTQMADILYPQLEEPKPTVIPVGPDQDPHVRLARDLAERMRFFKVSEAYASFELEPAERDLVVEFYERLEPADFDDDMLRCVHVAEALEETPLSELGVGADVLDSVLTKLNEAGMEPIRPRTRFFDRRATDEAFDALIDAVEGEKRVYENHVDAFEIDLAEAEELARQVEVDTGGYGFQPPSSIYHRFMTGLTGGKMSSSIPASHISLLDDPEDGYDKVKAATTGGRETADEQREKGGKADECPVYELYAYLLSGDDDEFAKRVYDECVGGERLCGDCKEQAAQLMREFLEEHQEKRDEVEELLEDVDIELESPRRR
- a CDS encoding DUF91 domain-containing protein is translated as MIDDAIRVLAGDCTVIAENDDRQEYRGRVTTIVKPDNTVLVHDIDGYQPVAWLTRADSVSSDRRDGFTLVAKKDTQTLRIAAHDQDGFAHYPSSAAGTPVGTCPDCGGTLVRSSGVHCVGCGDRYGVPADATIRDDQCDCDCGLPKMRVERGLAFNVCLDRSCESLDAAVTEAFDREWSCPEPGCDGDLRILRRGGLIAGCEHYPDCDTGFAVPAGVVDGECGCGLPTFETTSGIRCLDATCERALEGTVATEPAADD